In a single window of the Hydrogenobaculum sp. 3684 genome:
- a CDS encoding glycosyltransferase family 4 protein: MPKAKKPKILIMDIFWNDTHNDATFIGGGQKMILKFYELLKKDYDISILTSQKFLLEKAQKLGIKTISLYYPKDKISQELEKIKEDIKKYDILIINNQLARDLHPNTVLWVHADYFSLCTKPEIEAWTEFAKNPNVKYIVFVSEPIKDSIASKGNLPVEKLKVIPNWIEKLEPKPKAYNENFRVAWVGTLKPDKDWQELSQTLKGTDIDVDFLGNGRDLVFAKELKELKPRLFAHQHFLGFVEDPIGYMKEHSSVFVFTSKAKFEALPLSLLEAMSIGIPCIAYRSDITKYVLGEDGLFYNTKEELKDIIFRLKADKTFYEQNANYSLERAKLFHKDRIKDMWEEIFKKHLTNEK, translated from the coding sequence ATGCCAAAAGCTAAAAAACCAAAAATCTTGATAATGGATATATTTTGGAACGATACTCACAACGACGCTACCTTTATAGGTGGTGGACAGAAGATGATATTGAAGTTTTATGAGCTTTTAAAAAAAGATTACGATATCAGCATTTTAACCTCTCAAAAATTTCTTTTAGAAAAAGCCCAAAAACTTGGTATAAAAACTATATCTTTGTACTATCCAAAAGATAAAATATCTCAAGAGCTTGAAAAAATCAAAGAAGATATAAAAAAATACGATATACTTATTATAAACAATCAACTTGCAAGAGACTTGCATCCAAACACTGTACTATGGGTGCATGCAGATTATTTTAGCCTTTGTACAAAACCTGAGATAGAAGCTTGGACGGAGTTTGCCAAAAACCCCAATGTAAAGTATATAGTCTTTGTATCAGAACCTATAAAAGATAGTATAGCATCAAAAGGAAATCTTCCAGTAGAAAAACTAAAGGTCATACCAAACTGGATTGAAAAACTAGAGCCAAAACCAAAAGCATACAATGAAAACTTCAGAGTGGCTTGGGTAGGGACTTTAAAACCAGATAAAGACTGGCAAGAGCTATCTCAAACACTAAAAGGTACAGACATAGATGTAGATTTTCTTGGAAACGGACGAGACCTTGTTTTTGCCAAAGAGCTAAAAGAGCTAAAACCAAGGCTTTTTGCCCATCAGCATTTTTTGGGTTTTGTGGAAGACCCTATAGGATATATGAAAGAGCACTCCTCTGTTTTTGTTTTTACATCAAAAGCAAAATTTGAAGCCTTACCACTTTCACTTCTTGAAGCGATGTCTATAGGTATACCATGTATTGCCTACAGATCAGATATCACAAAGTATGTGCTTGGTGAAGACGGGCTTTTTTACAACACAAAAGAAGAGCTAAAAGATATTATATTTAGACTAAAAGCCGATAAAACATTTTACGAACAAAATGCAAATTACTCATTAGAAAGGGCAAAGCTATTTCACAAAGACCGCATAAAAGATATGTGGGAAGAGATTTTTAAAAAACACTTGACAAATGAAAAATAA
- a CDS encoding flagellar biosynthesis/type III secretory pathway protein, whose product MDQQNRHPQDIDITIKNIILPLLESKLMRDIIGIKYKRELDSVFKTTKERRVDLLLELEDDSILHIEFQTTNDNTMLYRMFEYYSLIKMEYKEKTIHQKLIYLGEDKCNMKNTLKDSKLSYEYELIDLKDFQCDDLLESDNMADITFAFLCNVRNREKLFRKALSKLRKLPEQERSEWVGKILTLLKVRPKLREGFKILLKEEPMLEIPPFTIEELKDLPFTAKAIEQLEQEAILKGLEKGKQEGRQEGLQEGLEKGKQEGLIKAKKDDIKSVILIKFGVLPKELEEKIESTNDIQILDDMLKRVALAGKIEEIL is encoded by the coding sequence ATGGATCAGCAAAACCGTCATCCTCAAGATATAGATATAACCATAAAGAATATAATACTTCCTCTTTTGGAAAGTAAGCTAATGAGAGATATAATAGGTATAAAATATAAGCGGGAGTTAGATTCAGTATTTAAAACAACAAAAGAAAGAAGAGTGGATCTACTCCTTGAGTTAGAAGATGATTCTATCCTTCATATAGAATTCCAGACAACAAACGATAATACAATGCTTTATAGGATGTTTGAGTATTATAGCCTCATCAAAATGGAATACAAAGAAAAGACTATACACCAAAAGCTTATATATCTTGGTGAAGACAAATGCAACATGAAAAACACTTTAAAAGATTCAAAGCTTTCTTACGAATATGAGCTGATAGATCTAAAAGATTTTCAATGTGATGATCTGTTGGAATCTGACAACATGGCAGATATAACCTTTGCGTTTTTGTGCAACGTGAGAAATAGAGAAAAGCTATTTCGTAAAGCTCTATCCAAGTTAAGAAAATTACCAGAGCAAGAAAGATCTGAATGGGTTGGAAAGATATTGACATTGTTAAAGGTAAGACCTAAATTAAGAGAAGGATTTAAAATATTGCTTAAGGAGGAGCCTATGTTAGAGATACCGCCCTTTACTATAGAAGAGCTAAAAGATTTACCATTCACAGCAAAAGCTATAGAGCAATTAGAACAAGAGGCTATTTTAAAAGGATTAGAAAAAGGTAAGCAAGAAGGAAGGCAAGAAGGATTGCAAGAAGGATTAGAAAAAGGTAAGCAAGAAGGATTAATTAAGGCCAAAAAAGATGACATTAAGAGTGTTATTCTCATCAAGTTTGGAGTACTACCAAAAGAGCTTGAAGAAAAGATAGAAAGTACAAATGATATACAGATTTTAGATGATATGTTAAAAAGGGTTGCACTGGCTGGCAAGATTGAAGAGATTTTGTGA
- a CDS encoding FkbM family methyltransferase: MYHIVDVGCRWGFADRFLDHIDKLFIFGFDPDQEECTKLSNRYNHPHIKLIPYALLDEEKEVDIYITQNPGCSSIYPPDKFVIDTFLWCAGEHPLYKSISKTTTLDKFASDNGIQKIDYIKIDTQGAELLVLKGAKNILKTTSFIKVEVQFNPLYEGASLFSDIDMYLRSQGFVLYRFFDLNHYGVFGEKLINLEEFELNFDATIFKLPQKGGQLYWGDALYVKEPIAKGLLKPEEFDYIIELSNILGYHDIAHRLNLFRAFKNQNDVNFLSYQFMLSERAHESSPDLQKELNHYKARLEELQNAYNAIINSRSYKLASFLSKTKKLVLDYLKKLG, from the coding sequence ATGTATCATATAGTAGATGTTGGGTGTAGATGGGGTTTTGCAGATAGATTTTTAGATCATATAGATAAACTTTTTATCTTTGGTTTTGATCCAGATCAAGAAGAATGCACCAAGCTATCAAATAGATACAACCACCCTCATATCAAGCTTATCCCATATGCTCTTTTGGATGAAGAAAAAGAAGTAGATATCTATATCACCCAAAATCCTGGTTGCTCTTCTATATACCCTCCAGATAAGTTTGTGATAGATACATTTTTGTGGTGTGCCGGTGAGCATCCTCTTTATAAAAGTATCTCAAAAACCACCACCCTTGATAAATTTGCCTCTGATAACGGTATACAAAAAATAGACTATATCAAGATAGACACCCAAGGAGCAGAGCTCTTAGTCCTAAAAGGTGCCAAAAACATCCTAAAAACCACATCTTTTATAAAAGTAGAGGTTCAGTTTAACCCTCTATACGAAGGGGCTTCTCTTTTTTCAGATATAGATATGTATCTTAGGTCTCAAGGTTTTGTGCTCTATAGGTTTTTTGATTTAAACCACTATGGGGTTTTTGGTGAAAAGCTTATAAACTTAGAAGAGTTTGAGCTAAACTTCGATGCTACCATTTTCAAACTCCCTCAAAAAGGTGGTCAGCTTTACTGGGGTGATGCTTTGTATGTAAAAGAGCCTATAGCAAAAGGACTACTAAAACCCGAAGAGTTTGACTATATCATAGAGCTTTCAAACATACTTGGTTATCACGATATAGCCCATAGGTTAAACCTTTTTAGGGCTTTTAAAAACCAAAATGATGTAAATTTCTTAAGTTATCAATTTATGCTCTCCGAAAGAGCCCACGAATCCTCACCAGACCTCCAAAAAGAGCTAAACCACTACAAAGCCCGCTTAGAAGAGCTCCAAAACGCCTACAACGCCATCATAAACTCAAGATCTTACAAACTCGCCTCCTTCCTCTCAAAAACCAAAAAGCTTGTGTTAGATTATCTAAAAAAGCTCGGTTGA
- a CDS encoding class I SAM-dependent methyltransferase — MNDEFYKAFEDEFRGEEEEIKRRLTFYTPLLKAYSEAYPSSKPKALDIGCGRGEMLSLYEELGFEAFGIDTNKIMVSYASSKGLHVELSDAISFLKAQDSNTYDVISLIHVLEHLPFEYAFELYKEVFRTLKEGGSFIIEFPYTDNIPMGTIDFYLDPTHLKPIHPKAVKFILEYDGFIGVSYFGVHGYYKDPQSIGFEDAFSSFVAPQVAIIATKPAPNKLFLDRIESSKEAIKASSYPSLREIVNYASQNLNNKFQNISDELKQILDEISSLKSQNSYLSNEVENIKSQQSHINNMLMFLKSQIDMLIYSKLWRMYTILGKIKRRLLKKT, encoded by the coding sequence ATGAACGATGAGTTTTACAAAGCTTTTGAAGATGAGTTTAGAGGTGAAGAAGAGGAGATAAAACGAAGGCTTACATTTTACACGCCTCTTTTAAAAGCCTACTCCGAGGCTTACCCATCTTCTAAGCCAAAAGCCCTTGACATAGGTTGTGGTAGAGGTGAGATGCTAAGCCTTTATGAAGAGCTTGGTTTTGAGGCTTTTGGTATAGATACAAATAAAATTATGGTCTCTTACGCTTCTTCTAAGGGTCTTCATGTGGAGCTATCGGATGCTATTTCTTTCTTAAAAGCCCAAGACTCAAACACCTACGATGTGATATCTCTTATACATGTATTGGAGCATCTTCCGTTTGAATACGCTTTTGAGCTTTACAAAGAGGTTTTTAGAACCCTCAAAGAAGGTGGAAGCTTCATCATAGAGTTTCCATACACCGACAACATCCCCATGGGCACCATAGATTTTTACCTCGATCCCACCCACCTAAAACCCATCCACCCAAAAGCCGTAAAGTTTATATTAGAATACGATGGTTTTATAGGTGTTTCTTATTTTGGCGTTCATGGATACTACAAAGACCCCCAAAGCATTGGTTTTGAAGATGCTTTTTCAAGCTTTGTGGCACCACAAGTGGCTATAATAGCTACCAAACCAGCTCCTAACAAACTATTTTTAGACAGGATAGAATCCTCCAAAGAGGCTATAAAAGCCTCTTCCTACCCGAGTTTAAGAGAGATAGTAAACTACGCTTCTCAAAATCTAAACAATAAGTTTCAAAATATATCAGACGAGCTAAAGCAAATTTTAGATGAAATATCATCTTTAAAATCTCAAAACAGTTATTTATCAAATGAAGTAGAAAATATAAAATCTCAGCAATCTCATATAAACAATATGCTTATGTTCCTCAAAAGCCAAATAGATATGCTTATTTACTCAAAACTCTGGCGTATGTATACTATACTTGGAAAAATCAAAAGAAGACTCCTAAAAAAAACCTGA
- a CDS encoding transposase — translation MDQQNRHPQDIDITIKNIILPLLESKLMRDIIGIKYKRELDSVFKTTKERRVDLLLELEDDSILHIEFQTKNDKTMLYRMFEYYSLIKMEYKEKTIHQKLIYLGEDKCNMKNTLKDSKLSYEYELIDLKDFQCDDLLESDNMADITFAFLCNVRNREKLFRKALSKLRNLPEQERSDWTGKILTLLKVRPKLNEEFERVFKEEPMLEIPPFTIEELKDLPFTAKAIEQLEQEATLKGLQKGKQEGLQEGLVKAKKDDIKSVILIKFGVLPKELEEKIESTDNIQTLDEMFKKVILAGKIEEVL, via the coding sequence ATGGATCAGCAAAACCGTCATCCTCAAGATATAGATATAACCATAAAGAATATAATACTTCCTCTTTTGGAAAGTAAGCTAATGAGAGATATAATAGGTATAAAATATAAGCGGGAGTTAGATTCAGTATTTAAAACAACAAAAGAAAGAAGAGTGGATCTACTCCTTGAGTTAGAAGATGATTCTATCCTTCATATAGAATTCCAGACAAAAAACGATAAGACCATGCTTTATAGGATGTTTGAGTATTATAGCCTCATCAAAATGGAATACAAAGAAAAGACTATACACCAAAAGCTTATATATCTTGGTGAAGACAAATGCAACATGAAAAACACTTTAAAAGATTCAAAGCTTTCTTACGAATATGAGCTGATAGACCTAAAAGATTTTCAATGTGATGATCTGTTGGAATCTGATAACATGGCAGATATAACCTTTGCGTTTTTGTGCAACGTGAGAAATAGAGAAAAGCTATTTCGTAAAGCTCTATCCAAATTAAGAAACTTACCAGAGCAAGAAAGATCTGACTGGACTGGAAAGATATTGACATTGTTAAAGGTAAGACCTAAATTAAATGAAGAATTTGAAAGAGTATTTAAGGAGGAGCCTATGTTAGAGATACCACCTTTTACTATAGAAGAGCTAAAAGATTTACCATTCACAGCAAAAGCTATAGAGCAGTTAGAACAAGAGGCTACTTTGAAAGGATTACAAAAAGGTAAGCAAGAAGGCTTACAAGAAGGGCTCGTTAAGGCTAAAAAAGATGACATTAAGAGTGTTATTCTTATCAAGTTTGGAGTACTGCCAAAAGAGCTTGAAGAGAAGATAGAAAGTACAGATAACATACAAACTTTAGATGAGATGTTTAAGAAGGTGATACTAGCTGGCAAGATTGAAGAGGTTTTGTAA
- a CDS encoding glycosyltransferase — protein sequence MKNILVINFFPAFVPPSSGGELRYYNLYLKLSKYFNITLISPTYSHHPQETIIHSDTFREIRVPKEDIHDKLHADISKENIADEFSALVCALSSKYHNKYHEIYLDIQENADIIIHESPYMLDYDILFGFDKRPRIYNSYNVESDLVSSVWKGESSNKYKKYIYELEKRLVLGSDAVFAVSKEDINKFKDQFNAFDKHFSIVPNGINPGDYLPRNPSNKKTVLFFGSFHQPNIEAADFIINYLAPSLPNVNFVIAGNCVVNQKSKAKNVAILGKITHEEKLKLLSTVDIAINPMFSGGGTNLKMLEYLVSGIPTITTPLGARGLDLINNKHVFIADKEEFKERILDVLNNLDFAKKVADESKSYVIENFSWDAIAKKASIEIEKISEEKAYKKRNILVLNDFSASNPQGGGEVRINRIYSHLSKYYNIRLLCFSKSDEINIVSIKDDFYEIQIPKTEEHKEKENLFKWYISANDIVNFMEAPKNKLLSKVFSALSKWADIMILTHPYMVGLLENKNVSNKPIIYESFNAEFFLKQDLLKGHPHYNELIEAVKKCETEAIELSNRITVTSGNDIEKLIALGAKKDKIDIVPNGADVGDINTKNDISHIKRILNGRPFIVFIGSAHYPNVEAFQFINQTLSKELPEAVFGIIGSVCNSIPITSNNIILFGVLDDIKKDIVLELADIAINPIISGGGSNLKLAEYFSKGIAAVTTPFGARGYNIKNNTHAIICDLHDFAKEIKFLINDSARRSYLGTQGYIYAKKYLDWSKQAELFRYIIEKKISSDEVIENKRRLLVDVTAISQEDKKTGIQRVIRSQLFYLSKLLPEDFELTLVYLDNVDGSWCYKYASYYAFDTGLRDYLEPEIPVDIDSKDILYIPDWYPEDFLKAYTSGFFKSLKTKGVRIVSLIHDILPIQFPQYFPEGHDIKQAEWVRSLADISDHIVCVSKTVADSVSNFLNKSDLNITYIHNGADIENSVPTKGLPQDHERVLGLLTSKPSFLMVGTIEPRKGHLQTIKAFEILWQKGLDINLVIVGKEGWMVEHVIDLIRTHKELNKRLFWLSGISDEYLEKIYASSTCFIMASEGEGFGLPIIEAARHKLPIIARDIPIFREIAGDSAYYFPNDKSPQTLANTIENWLNLYKENKHPKPDGIKYITWKENVKRLLEVLLGGE from the coding sequence ATGAAAAATATACTTGTCATAAACTTTTTCCCTGCTTTTGTGCCACCTTCAAGCGGTGGTGAGTTAAGATACTACAACCTTTATCTTAAACTAAGCAAATATTTCAACATTACCCTTATCTCACCTACATATTCTCACCATCCGCAAGAAACTATAATCCATTCCGACACATTTAGAGAAATAAGAGTTCCAAAGGAAGATATTCATGATAAACTGCACGCTGACATATCAAAAGAAAATATTGCAGACGAGTTTTCAGCGCTAGTCTGTGCTTTATCCTCAAAATATCACAACAAATACCATGAGATTTATTTGGATATACAAGAAAACGCAGATATTATAATCCATGAGTCTCCTTATATGCTAGACTACGATATATTGTTTGGTTTTGATAAAAGACCACGCATATACAATAGCTACAACGTGGAATCTGATTTGGTATCAAGCGTATGGAAGGGTGAATCTTCAAATAAGTATAAAAAGTATATTTACGAGTTGGAAAAAAGATTGGTATTAGGAAGCGATGCTGTATTTGCGGTGAGCAAAGAAGATATAAATAAGTTTAAAGATCAATTTAATGCTTTTGATAAGCATTTTAGTATAGTTCCAAACGGAATAAATCCAGGTGATTATCTTCCAAGGAATCCTTCAAACAAAAAAACGGTGCTCTTCTTTGGTAGCTTTCATCAACCAAACATCGAAGCAGCAGATTTTATAATAAATTATCTTGCACCATCTTTGCCAAATGTAAATTTTGTTATAGCTGGGAATTGTGTGGTAAATCAAAAATCAAAAGCCAAAAATGTGGCTATTCTCGGTAAGATTACTCATGAGGAAAAATTAAAGCTACTTTCTACTGTAGATATAGCCATAAACCCCATGTTTAGTGGCGGTGGCACAAACCTTAAGATGCTTGAATATCTTGTTTCTGGCATTCCAACTATCACAACACCTCTTGGAGCAAGAGGATTAGACCTTATAAATAACAAACATGTTTTTATAGCCGATAAAGAGGAGTTTAAAGAAAGAATATTGGATGTATTGAACAATTTAGACTTTGCCAAGAAAGTGGCAGATGAGAGTAAATCGTATGTAATAGAAAATTTTTCCTGGGATGCCATAGCCAAAAAAGCATCTATAGAAATAGAAAAAATTTCTGAGGAAAAAGCTTATAAAAAAAGAAACATTTTGGTTTTAAATGATTTCTCTGCTTCAAATCCACAAGGTGGTGGGGAAGTCAGAATAAATAGAATTTACAGTCATTTAAGCAAATATTACAATATAAGGCTTCTTTGTTTTTCAAAATCTGACGAGATAAATATAGTTAGTATAAAAGATGATTTTTACGAGATACAAATTCCAAAAACTGAAGAACACAAAGAAAAGGAAAATCTTTTTAAATGGTATATATCTGCTAACGATATCGTAAACTTCATGGAAGCTCCAAAAAATAAGCTACTATCGAAAGTTTTTAGTGCATTGTCAAAATGGGCGGATATCATGATACTAACTCACCCTTACATGGTTGGTTTATTAGAAAACAAAAACGTTTCCAACAAACCAATAATATATGAAAGCTTCAATGCAGAATTCTTTTTAAAGCAAGATTTACTAAAAGGCCATCCTCATTATAACGAACTTATAGAAGCTGTGAAAAAATGCGAAACAGAAGCTATAGAGCTTAGCAATAGGATAACGGTTACATCGGGAAACGATATAGAAAAGCTAATAGCTTTAGGTGCAAAGAAAGATAAAATAGACATTGTTCCAAATGGTGCAGATGTGGGTGATATAAACACTAAAAACGATATTTCACATATAAAACGGATCTTAAATGGTAGGCCTTTTATAGTATTTATAGGAAGCGCTCATTATCCAAACGTAGAGGCCTTTCAATTTATTAATCAAACCCTATCAAAAGAACTGCCAGAAGCTGTTTTTGGTATAATTGGTAGTGTTTGTAACAGTATACCTATTACCAGCAACAATATTATTTTGTTTGGAGTTTTAGATGATATCAAAAAAGACATTGTTCTTGAGTTAGCCGATATAGCCATAAATCCAATTATTTCTGGTGGTGGTTCTAACCTAAAATTGGCAGAATATTTTTCTAAAGGCATAGCCGCTGTTACAACGCCTTTTGGAGCAAGAGGTTATAACATAAAAAACAATACTCATGCTATCATATGCGATCTTCATGATTTTGCCAAAGAAATAAAGTTTTTAATAAATGATAGTGCAAGAAGAAGCTATTTGGGTACCCAAGGATATATATATGCTAAAAAATATCTTGATTGGTCAAAACAAGCTGAGCTTTTTCGCTACATAATAGAAAAAAAGATATCAAGCGATGAAGTTATTGAAAATAAAAGACGGCTTTTAGTGGATGTAACAGCCATTTCTCAAGAGGATAAAAAAACAGGAATTCAGAGGGTGATAAGATCGCAGCTTTTTTATCTAAGCAAGCTGCTGCCAGAAGATTTTGAGCTAACACTCGTATATCTAGATAATGTAGACGGTAGTTGGTGCTACAAATATGCAAGCTATTATGCTTTTGATACTGGTCTGAGGGATTACCTTGAACCAGAAATACCAGTGGACATAGACTCAAAAGATATACTATATATTCCAGATTGGTATCCGGAAGATTTTTTAAAAGCCTATACATCTGGTTTTTTTAAAAGCCTGAAAACAAAAGGTGTAAGAATAGTATCTTTAATCCACGATATATTACCGATACAATTTCCCCAATATTTTCCAGAAGGGCATGACATAAAACAAGCCGAATGGGTGAGAAGCTTGGCTGACATATCAGATCATATTGTATGCGTTTCTAAAACTGTTGCAGATTCTGTATCTAACTTTTTAAATAAAAGCGATCTTAATATAACCTATATCCACAATGGAGCAGATATTGAAAACTCAGTGCCTACAAAAGGATTGCCCCAAGATCATGAAAGGGTTTTAGGGCTTTTAACATCAAAACCAAGCTTTCTGATGGTGGGCACTATAGAACCAAGAAAAGGACATCTACAAACCATAAAAGCTTTTGAGATACTATGGCAAAAAGGATTAGATATAAACCTTGTAATAGTAGGAAAAGAAGGCTGGATGGTTGAGCATGTGATAGATTTGATTAGGACCCACAAAGAGCTAAACAAAAGACTTTTTTGGCTATCTGGTATCTCAGATGAATACCTTGAGAAAATATACGCTTCTTCTACATGCTTTATCATGGCATCCGAAGGAGAGGGTTTTGGACTTCCCATTATTGAAGCTGCAAGACACAAACTACCCATCATAGCCCGTGATATACCAATTTTTAGAGAAATAGCTGGTGATAGTGCTTATTATTTTCCAAACGATAAAAGCCCGCAAACTTTGGCAAACACCATCGAAAACTGGCTAAATCTATACAAAGAAAATAAGCATCCAAAACCAGATGGTATAAAATATATAACATGGAAAGAGAATGTGAAAAGACTATTAGAGGTACTGCTGGGTGGAGAATAG
- a CDS encoding carbon monoxide dehydrogenase beta subunit family protein produces MKILLEHGSINIYSFDKEYVIIGYHQDPEKEIRLDYIEKNNIGLLKSRLSGQAVYVDEETIGVRVKGTKELFYERFLKAFKNIIKDVNIEGTQLKVGQKRLSVVHGDIEDGEFEIFLPLSLNIEKTLKSIHMPVEKLTSYGIKAADDRLTSVRKSIGKDISKEEFINMLLNSLYDEFGAFDIKEEEHVYFETDKNFIFENAKPKEGYTYGLYRCKGGTFRVYIKASEGVLEDIFINGDYIISPKDYIKSLENFLKGKKIDIIKDELDVFLESKAFKSIDISKEDIKEAVLFTIRKLDAKDFGLKEDTLIASIGGDLKENLQKAKVMLLPYCAKPRWCDYRHLDDCGECGGCTVGDAYRLAYQKGMIPITITSFELLRDTLLWCAKNGYTYIGHCCYEFYEKRYEAFQKASMFGANGVLFDIVGTTCYSLGVEEEEKAYHGEFSVELDLIKDDLTKSLAFKEDKKEFSKSHQSFDFSKYFLDFKPPYYKKPKAVPTPEEDRTRSAMQIDIFKGEATIKDSVVSYKEAFKELASLIKSSKNPTIVVGPLLFWDFNEKDLQEKAYITRLLIEKINANVKILPDYRPKLKNYDPNVEMDPPNPHEAILHGNHDITILIGTHCYRTDFVIRLLKKHTPTNVVALCGLYGHPEADLSTSFTDANKLKELLDML; encoded by the coding sequence ATGAAAATTTTACTAGAGCACGGAAGCATAAATATATATAGTTTTGATAAAGAATATGTGATAATTGGCTATCATCAAGACCCTGAGAAAGAGATAAGGCTTGATTATATAGAAAAAAACAACATAGGGCTTCTAAAAAGTAGGCTTTCAGGTCAAGCGGTTTATGTGGATGAAGAGACTATAGGGGTAAGAGTAAAAGGCACCAAAGAGCTTTTTTATGAGAGGTTTTTAAAAGCTTTTAAAAATATAATAAAGGATGTAAATATAGAAGGCACTCAATTGAAAGTAGGTCAAAAAAGGCTTTCGGTGGTTCATGGGGATATTGAGGATGGTGAGTTTGAAATATTTCTGCCTTTGTCTTTAAATATAGAAAAAACGCTAAAAAGTATACATATGCCGGTGGAAAAGCTCACCTCTTACGGTATAAAAGCAGCAGATGATAGGCTTACAAGCGTAAGAAAATCTATAGGAAAAGACATATCAAAAGAAGAGTTTATCAACATGCTTCTAAACAGTCTTTACGATGAGTTTGGGGCTTTTGATATAAAAGAAGAAGAACATGTTTATTTTGAGACAGATAAAAACTTTATCTTTGAAAATGCAAAGCCAAAAGAGGGCTATACATATGGGCTTTATAGATGCAAAGGTGGTACTTTTAGAGTTTATATAAAAGCATCAGAGGGTGTTTTAGAAGATATTTTTATAAACGGAGATTATATAATATCACCAAAAGATTATATTAAAAGCTTAGAAAACTTCTTAAAAGGTAAAAAGATAGACATTATAAAAGATGAGCTTGATGTATTTTTAGAGTCTAAGGCTTTTAAAAGCATAGATATATCAAAAGAAGATATAAAAGAAGCGGTTTTGTTTACAATAAGAAAGCTCGATGCAAAAGATTTTGGTTTAAAAGAAGATACACTTATTGCAAGTATAGGAGGAGATTTAAAAGAAAACCTTCAAAAGGCAAAGGTGATGCTGCTTCCTTACTGTGCCAAACCAAGATGGTGTGATTATAGGCATCTTGATGATTGTGGGGAATGCGGTGGATGCACGGTAGGAGATGCCTATAGGCTTGCCTATCAAAAGGGTATGATACCTATTACCATTACATCGTTTGAGCTTTTAAGAGATACGCTTCTTTGGTGTGCAAAAAATGGATATACTTATATAGGGCATTGTTGTTATGAGTTTTACGAAAAGCGCTACGAGGCTTTTCAAAAAGCCTCTATGTTTGGAGCAAATGGAGTGCTTTTTGATATAGTAGGTACCACTTGCTATAGTCTTGGTGTGGAAGAAGAAGAAAAAGCTTATCACGGTGAGTTTAGTGTAGAGCTTGATCTTATAAAAGACGATCTTACTAAGTCTTTGGCTTTTAAAGAAGATAAAAAAGAATTTAGCAAATCTCATCAGAGCTTTGATTTTTCAAAATACTTTTTAGATTTTAAACCCCCTTACTACAAAAAACCAAAAGCAGTGCCAACCCCAGAAGAAGATAGAACAAGAAGCGCCATGCAAATAGATATCTTTAAAGGTGAGGCCACCATCAAAGACAGTGTAGTCTCTTACAAAGAAGCATTTAAAGAGCTTGCAAGCCTTATTAAAAGCTCAAAAAACCCAACTATAGTAGTAGGACCTCTTTTGTTTTGGGATTTTAACGAAAAAGACCTCCAAGAAAAAGCCTATATCACAAGGCTTTTGATAGAAAAGATAAATGCCAATGTGAAGATACTACCAGATTATAGACCAAAACTAAAAAACTACGATCCAAACGTCGAGATGGACCCACCAAACCCCCATGAAGCCATACTTCATGGCAATCACGACATCACCATTCTGATAGGAACGCACTGCTATAGGACAGATTTTGTTATAAGACTTCTAAAAAAACATACCCCCACTAACGTAGTGGCTTTGTGTGGGCTTTATGGGCACCCTGAAGCGGATTTGTCTACAAGCTTTACAGATGCTAACAAGCTAAAAGAGCTTTTAGATATGCTTTGA